From the genome of Halorussus caseinilyticus, one region includes:
- the glpB gene encoding glycerol-3-phosphate dehydrogenase subunit GlpB: MAIEDDVTVIGGGIAGMTAALAAAREGAAVRVLSHKDSTLRSASGLVDVLGYPPRSSDDERGEGSASEESETTPDGPLADPFDAIPALPESHPYRTVGVEGVREALTLFDEVVGDRYRGGHTDRNALVPTHGGAVKPTARYPASAAEGLASDDRNALLVGFETVTDFDAPLAAAHLESAGVPFVARGATVSFPGDFRVDAKITRLADALDADERVSIEGDGYTTELPARKALAETVKPHLRGEARVGFPAILGQHETEAVRADLESELGAAVFEVPMGPPSLPGMRLEGAFLAACRDAGVRFTTGNPVVGYEEDDSGAVAAVRVERNGATIPFHADQFVLATGGLVGKGIDSDREGVEEPIFDCHVPHSGDRYDWFADDAFGDHPFARFGVETDDELRPLDAGGEPEFENVRAAGAVLGGYDFAAEKSGSGVSLATGRTAGRSAASEVTTYE, from the coding sequence ATGGCGATTGAAGACGACGTGACGGTAATCGGCGGCGGCATCGCCGGGATGACCGCCGCGCTCGCCGCCGCCCGCGAGGGCGCGGCAGTTCGGGTCCTCTCGCACAAGGACTCGACCCTCCGGAGCGCGAGCGGACTGGTGGACGTACTGGGCTATCCGCCGCGTTCGTCGGACGACGAACGCGGCGAGGGGTCTGCATCGGAAGAGTCCGAGACGACGCCCGACGGTCCCCTCGCCGACCCCTTCGACGCGATTCCGGCGTTGCCGGAATCGCACCCTTACCGGACCGTGGGCGTCGAGGGCGTCCGAGAGGCCCTCACCCTCTTCGACGAGGTGGTCGGCGACCGGTACCGCGGCGGCCACACCGACAGGAACGCCCTCGTGCCGACCCACGGCGGGGCGGTCAAACCCACCGCGCGCTATCCCGCGAGCGCGGCGGAAGGACTCGCCAGCGACGACCGGAACGCGCTTCTCGTCGGGTTTGAGACGGTTACGGACTTCGACGCGCCGTTGGCGGCCGCCCACCTCGAATCGGCGGGCGTCCCGTTCGTCGCGCGCGGCGCGACCGTCTCGTTCCCCGGCGACTTCCGGGTGGACGCCAAGATTACGCGCTTGGCCGATGCCCTCGACGCCGACGAACGAGTCTCGATAGAGGGCGACGGCTACACCACCGAACTCCCGGCCCGGAAAGCCCTCGCGGAGACCGTGAAACCCCACCTCCGCGGCGAGGCGCGCGTGGGCTTTCCCGCGATTCTGGGCCAGCACGAGACCGAGGCGGTCCGGGCCGACCTCGAATCCGAACTCGGCGCGGCGGTGTTCGAGGTGCCGATGGGTCCGCCGAGTCTGCCGGGGATGCGACTGGAAGGGGCGTTCCTCGCGGCCTGCCGGGACGCCGGGGTCCGGTTCACCACCGGCAACCCGGTCGTGGGCTACGAGGAAGACGACTCGGGCGCTGTCGCGGCGGTCCGCGTCGAGCGAAACGGCGCGACGATTCCGTTCCACGCCGACCAGTTCGTGCTGGCGACCGGCGGACTCGTCGGGAAGGGCATCGACTCGGACCGCGAGGGGGTCGAGGAACCGATTTTCGACTGCCACGTCCCCCACTCGGGCGACCGGTACGACTGGTTCGCCGACGACGCCTTCGGCGACCACCCCTTCGCCCGGTTCGGCGTGGAGACCGACGACGAGTTGCGACCTCTCGACGCGGGCGGAGAACCGGAGTTCGAGAACGTGCGCGCCGCCGGAGCAGTGCTGGGCGGTTACGACTTCGCCGCCGAGAAGTCCGGAAGCGGCGTCTCGCTCGCTACCGGGCGGACTGCCGGACGGAGCGCGGCCAGCGAGGTGACTACTTATGAGTGA
- a CDS encoding anaerobic glycerol-3-phosphate dehydrogenase subunit C, whose protein sequence is MSDAEQPTDASDVTDVREEETVSDDEFEPVQVFPESEEMDLRPGSDDCYKCSTCDTNCPVAEVDDDFPGPKFQGPEQWRLKRKEDHDVDDSVMSCSNCMRCDSACPSDVPLSQMHNTARGEYVEDQMEKFSREYVRNRILANYRTMAELGSKVPRLTNFLMGNSLVQAANEKLLGITAEREFPEFAEETFREWWDERGGPQVRSEDKRVAYFHGCYSNYNTPEVGKAMVRLFEHFGYEVVVPVQRCSGTPMFANGMLDDAKRAAGVNVENFSGLVEEGYDVIASCTSCSMSLRQEYPELFSYDGTASVAAHTYEALEYLRLHEDLEGALESAEVDAGEFAYHAPCHARNQGLAGQAVELLDGLSGANAEDVGESCSGISGTYGWKEEKYETSMKIGEEMFEHMEETDAETGMTECPTCAMQMEHGTGYEIRHPLEVLEEALVGEGSN, encoded by the coding sequence ATGAGTGACGCAGAACAGCCAACCGACGCGAGTGACGTGACCGACGTGCGCGAGGAAGAGACAGTCTCGGACGACGAGTTCGAACCGGTGCAGGTGTTCCCCGAGAGCGAGGAGATGGACCTCCGTCCGGGGAGCGACGACTGCTACAAGTGTTCGACCTGCGATACCAACTGCCCGGTCGCGGAGGTGGACGACGACTTCCCCGGTCCGAAGTTCCAAGGTCCCGAGCAGTGGCGACTCAAGCGCAAGGAAGACCACGACGTAGACGACTCGGTGATGTCGTGTTCGAACTGCATGCGGTGTGACTCGGCGTGTCCCTCCGACGTGCCCCTCAGTCAGATGCACAACACCGCCCGCGGCGAGTACGTCGAAGACCAGATGGAGAAGTTCTCGCGCGAGTACGTCCGCAACCGGATTCTGGCGAACTACCGGACGATGGCCGAACTGGGGAGCAAGGTGCCCCGACTCACCAACTTCCTGATGGGCAACTCGCTCGTGCAGGCCGCCAACGAGAAACTGCTCGGCATCACCGCCGAACGCGAGTTCCCCGAGTTCGCCGAGGAGACGTTCCGCGAGTGGTGGGACGAGCGAGGCGGCCCGCAGGTTCGCTCCGAGGACAAGCGAGTCGCCTACTTCCACGGATGTTACTCGAATTACAACACCCCGGAAGTCGGCAAGGCGATGGTCCGCCTCTTCGAACACTTCGGCTACGAGGTGGTCGTCCCCGTACAGCGGTGTTCGGGCACGCCGATGTTCGCCAACGGGATGTTGGACGACGCCAAGCGCGCCGCCGGAGTCAACGTCGAGAACTTCTCGGGACTCGTCGAAGAGGGCTACGACGTGATTGCGTCGTGTACCTCGTGTTCGATGTCGCTGCGCCAAGAGTACCCGGAACTGTTCAGCTACGACGGGACCGCGAGCGTGGCGGCCCACACCTACGAGGCCCTCGAATACTTGCGACTCCACGAGGACTTGGAGGGTGCGCTCGAATCGGCCGAGGTAGACGCGGGCGAGTTCGCCTACCACGCGCCGTGTCACGCCCGAAATCAGGGACTCGCCGGGCAAGCGGTCGAACTCCTCGACGGTCTCTCGGGCGCGAACGCCGAGGACGTTGGCGAGTCGTGTTCGGGCATCTCTGGCACCTACGGGTGGAAGGAGGAGAAGTACGAAACGTCCATGAAAATCGGCGAAGAGATGTTCGAACACATGGAGGAAACCGACGCAGAGACGGGTATGACGGAGTGTCCGACCTGCGCGATGCAGATGGAACACGGAACGGGCTACGAGATTCGCCATCCGCTCGAAGTGCTGGAGGAGGCGCTCGTCGGCGAGGGGAGCAACTGA
- a CDS encoding Cdc6/Cdc18 family protein, with the protein MDLEERIARRQATRDDDLIVDRSPLNPAVHLADPVGRGPVLERLLDVFDPVFDQRLPPDAAVYGPKGAGKSALVSALFAHLSDQFGRRNQRIGTTTRAGTATDTVEFAHVDAYRTTSEFQFYHTLLDAIVDESVPRRGVGTQRLRERLVEHFSSPTRRAVVAIDHAGENSPSGSELREWLEPVGDDVALVVVGRAVPDGWNSVTVHVPEYRQHALVDILTERASRALTSGALRHGQARHVAEWASGDAHDALAAAFGAADIADAEGADRIRASDVDAGIADVPEDGIHVGRVFVLPENRRKVLSELLALDPTPPIDEAASAIAERSDLSAATVKRFLYELAERGVLERIQTGSTDGSGRRPSRPEPRFPTLPFLRFDGRTSVE; encoded by the coding sequence ATGGATCTCGAAGAGCGAATCGCCCGGCGGCAGGCCACGCGGGACGACGACCTCATCGTGGACCGGAGTCCGCTGAACCCCGCGGTCCACCTCGCGGACCCGGTGGGCCGCGGTCCCGTCCTCGAACGTCTGCTGGACGTGTTCGACCCGGTGTTCGACCAGCGACTCCCGCCCGACGCCGCTGTGTACGGGCCGAAAGGCGCTGGCAAGTCCGCGCTCGTGAGCGCGCTGTTCGCCCACCTGAGCGACCAGTTCGGACGGCGCAACCAGCGCATCGGCACGACCACCCGCGCCGGGACCGCCACCGACACCGTGGAGTTCGCCCACGTCGATGCCTACCGCACGACCAGCGAGTTCCAGTTCTATCACACGCTACTCGACGCCATCGTAGACGAGTCGGTCCCGCGGCGGGGCGTCGGGACCCAGCGACTCCGCGAGCGATTGGTCGAACACTTCTCGTCGCCGACTCGACGCGCCGTCGTCGCAATCGACCACGCTGGCGAGAACTCGCCGTCCGGGTCCGAACTCCGGGAGTGGCTCGAACCGGTCGGCGACGACGTAGCGCTCGTCGTCGTCGGCCGCGCGGTTCCCGACGGATGGAATTCCGTGACCGTCCACGTGCCGGAGTACCGCCAGCACGCGCTCGTGGACATCCTGACCGAACGGGCGTCCCGTGCGCTGACGAGCGGTGCGCTCAGACACGGACAGGCCCGGCACGTCGCGGAGTGGGCGAGCGGAGACGCCCACGACGCACTCGCCGCCGCGTTCGGCGCGGCCGACATCGCGGACGCCGAGGGTGCCGACCGAATCCGCGCAAGTGACGTGGACGCCGGTATCGCGGACGTGCCCGAGGACGGCATCCACGTCGGGCGGGTGTTCGTCCTGCCGGAGAACCGACGGAAGGTACTCTCGGAACTGCTGGCGCTCGACCCGACGCCGCCGATAGACGAGGCGGCCAGCGCCATCGCCGAGCGGTCGGACCTGTCGGCGGCGACGGTCAAGCGATTCCTCTACGAACTCGCCGAGCGCGGCGTCCTCGAACGGATTCAGACCGGTTCGACCGACGGGAGCGGTCGCCGTCCCAGTCGCCCCGAACCCCGGTTTCCGACGCTCCCGTTCCTGCGGTTCGACGGGCGAACGTCGGTGGAGTAG
- a CDS encoding oligosaccharyl transferase, archaeosortase A system-associated, which translates to MSQQTEQVEDSADSVDSVLDSFEDWYHVPVLAAAIAFMLWVRLQSYGQFIRNGEVFFKGNDAWYHLRQVQYTVNNWPSTMPYDPWTYFPFGTSVGQFGTLYDQLVATAALVVGLGDPSSTLVAKTLLVAPAVFGALVAIPTYLVGKRLGGRPGGLFAVVVLALFPGTFLRRGLVGFADHNIAEPLFQTFAVFAMMVALTVAEREKPVYELLADRDFEALRAPLVYSALAGIATAFYLWTWPPGVLLVGIFGIFFGIKLTADYVRGVSPDHLAFVGAVSMTVAGLLLLVPLGTLDMSPTRFSPLQPLLAFAVAGGSVFMAWLAREWDARDLGTALYPATVGGIILALVGFVYVALPSLFNLVRRNLVRIVGFSAGAQTRTIGEAQPFLSRTQPRFGIEWYDVILQEYGLMFFTAVAAAVWMVWRTYRTDDHRAEHLLVLVWAAFITAAAFTQVRFNYYLAVPVAVLNAFLVKQVLSMANVTDRKSLTDVEGYQVLAIVFVVLLVVPVLVAPASIGSSGYPSIDETNTAMAAGETAPRAVTKWDGSLDWMANNTPAEGDYGDANNAEQLDYYGTYEQHDNDYPYPEGAYGVMSWWDYGHWITVQGERIPNANPFQEGATTAARYLLAPSEQRANNILQNLGNDSEETRYVMVDWKMAEPSSKFSAPTVFDDNVSARDFYSPVYQQTQNGPQFAFRMKNQRYYDSQVARLYLYHGSRAEPRPIVVDWRAQTYQTPEGETASYKISESGPNATLVRRFSTMQQARQFVANDTTARVGGIGPFPSEPVPALEHYRVVKQSEASGANSSQYAQTLRGEMGLLQQAGVNPQSMFKTAPSWVKTFERVPGATVTGTAPANTTVTAQVQLSATGQGNAFTYRQQAETGPDGEFTMTLPYSTTGYDEWGTEKGYTNVSVRATGPYQFYTPQSVEDGNLTFHNASTQVTEAQVVGESDQTATVELTEESVSIQRTQNETTAPGNESAPGEETTAPTNESAPGNETGGAANTSALAGPTSTQAGPTSVRAGLVAASAGALAVGSRD; encoded by the coding sequence ATGAGCCAGCAGACTGAGCAGGTCGAGGACTCCGCCGATTCGGTGGATTCAGTCCTCGACTCGTTCGAAGACTGGTATCACGTCCCCGTGCTCGCCGCGGCCATCGCGTTCATGCTGTGGGTGCGGCTCCAGTCGTACGGACAGTTCATCAGAAACGGTGAAGTGTTCTTCAAAGGTAACGACGCGTGGTATCACCTCCGGCAGGTGCAGTACACGGTGAACAACTGGCCGTCCACGATGCCGTACGACCCGTGGACGTACTTCCCGTTCGGCACGAGCGTCGGCCAGTTCGGGACGCTCTACGACCAACTCGTCGCTACCGCGGCGCTCGTCGTCGGACTCGGCGACCCCTCCAGCACGCTGGTAGCCAAGACCCTGTTGGTCGCGCCCGCGGTGTTCGGCGCGCTCGTCGCCATCCCGACGTATCTGGTCGGCAAGCGCCTCGGCGGGCGTCCCGGCGGCCTGTTCGCCGTCGTCGTCCTCGCGCTGTTCCCCGGCACGTTCCTCCGGCGCGGACTGGTCGGATTCGCCGACCACAACATCGCCGAGCCGCTCTTCCAGACGTTCGCCGTCTTTGCGATGATGGTCGCGCTGACCGTCGCAGAGCGCGAGAAACCCGTCTACGAACTGCTCGCGGACCGCGACTTCGAGGCGCTCCGCGCGCCGCTGGTCTACAGCGCGCTGGCCGGAATCGCCACCGCGTTCTACCTCTGGACGTGGCCGCCGGGCGTGCTTCTGGTCGGCATCTTCGGCATCTTCTTCGGTATCAAGCTGACCGCCGACTACGTTCGGGGCGTCAGTCCGGACCACCTCGCGTTCGTCGGCGCGGTCAGCATGACCGTCGCGGGCCTGCTTCTGCTGGTTCCGCTCGGCACGCTCGACATGAGTCCGACCCGGTTCTCGCCGCTCCAGCCGCTACTGGCGTTCGCGGTGGCCGGTGGCTCCGTCTTCATGGCGTGGCTCGCCCGCGAGTGGGACGCTCGTGACCTCGGGACCGCGCTCTACCCCGCGACGGTCGGCGGTATCATCCTCGCGCTCGTCGGGTTCGTCTACGTCGCGCTCCCGTCGCTTTTCAACCTCGTGCGCCGGAACCTCGTCCGCATCGTCGGCTTCAGCGCGGGCGCACAGACCCGGACCATCGGCGAGGCCCAACCGTTCCTCTCGCGGACCCAACCCCGGTTCGGCATCGAGTGGTACGACGTGATTCTCCAAGAGTACGGCCTGATGTTCTTCACGGCCGTCGCCGCCGCCGTCTGGATGGTGTGGCGGACCTACCGGACCGACGACCACCGCGCCGAACACCTGCTGGTCCTCGTGTGGGCCGCGTTCATCACCGCGGCGGCGTTCACGCAGGTCCGGTTCAACTACTACCTCGCGGTGCCGGTCGCGGTACTGAACGCCTTCCTCGTCAAGCAGGTCCTCTCGATGGCGAACGTCACCGACCGCAAGTCGCTGACGGATGTCGAGGGGTATCAGGTACTCGCAATCGTGTTCGTCGTCCTGCTGGTGGTTCCCGTGCTGGTCGCGCCCGCCAGCATCGGGTCGTCGGGCTACCCCTCCATCGACGAGACCAACACCGCGATGGCGGCCGGTGAAACCGCGCCGCGCGCCGTCACCAAGTGGGACGGGTCGCTCGACTGGATGGCGAACAACACGCCCGCCGAGGGCGACTACGGCGACGCCAACAACGCCGAGCAACTCGACTACTACGGCACCTACGAACAGCACGACAACGACTACCCCTACCCCGAAGGCGCGTACGGCGTCATGTCGTGGTGGGACTACGGTCACTGGATTACGGTCCAAGGCGAGCGCATCCCGAACGCCAACCCGTTCCAAGAGGGTGCGACCACCGCCGCGCGGTACCTGCTCGCGCCGAGCGAACAGCGTGCCAACAACATCCTCCAGAACCTCGGCAACGACAGCGAGGAGACCCGCTACGTGATGGTGGACTGGAAGATGGCCGAACCGAGTTCCAAGTTCTCCGCGCCGACGGTGTTCGACGACAACGTGTCGGCCCGCGACTTCTACAGTCCGGTCTACCAGCAGACCCAGAACGGGCCGCAGTTCGCCTTCCGGATGAAGAACCAGCGCTACTACGACAGTCAGGTCGCGCGCCTCTACCTCTACCACGGCAGTCGGGCCGAACCCCGGCCCATCGTCGTGGACTGGCGCGCCCAGACCTACCAGACGCCCGAGGGCGAGACCGCCTCGTACAAGATTAGCGAGTCGGGACCGAACGCCACCCTCGTCCGGCGGTTCTCCACGATGCAACAGGCCCGCCAGTTCGTCGCCAACGACACGACGGCCCGCGTCGGCGGCATCGGGCCGTTCCCGAGCGAACCGGTTCCGGCGCTCGAACACTACCGCGTCGTCAAGCAGAGCGAGGCGTCGGGCGCGAACTCCTCGCAGTACGCCCAGACGCTCCGGGGCGAGATGGGACTGCTCCAGCAGGCGGGCGTCAACCCCCAGAGCATGTTCAAGACCGCGCCGTCGTGGGTCAAGACGTTCGAGCGCGTGCCCGGCGCGACGGTGACGGGTACCGCCCCGGCCAACACGACGGTCACGGCGCAGGTCCAACTCTCGGCGACCGGCCAAGGCAACGCGTTCACCTACCGCCAGCAGGCCGAGACCGGACCCGACGGGGAGTTCACCATGACCCTGCCCTACTCCACGACGGGATACGACGAGTGGGGAACCGAGAAGGGCTACACCAACGTCAGCGTGCGGGCGACTGGTCCATACCAGTTCTACACGCCCCAGAGCGTCGAGGACGGCAACCTGACGTTCCACAACGCCTCCACGCAGGTCACGGAGGCCCAAGTCGTCGGCGAGAGCGACCAGACCGCCACGGTCGAGTTGACCGAGGAGTCGGTCTCGATTCAGCGGACCCAGAACGAGACGACTGCGCCCGGCAACGAGTCCGCGCCGGGTGAGGAGACGACTGCGCCGACGAACGAGTCCGCGCCCGGCAACGAGACTGGCGGTGCCGCGAACACCTCGGCGCTCGCAGGGCCGACTTCGACGCAGGCAGGGCCGACTTCGGTCCGCGCCGGTCTCGTCGCGGCGTCCGCGGGTGCGCTCGCGGTCGGCAGTCGGGACTGA
- a CDS encoding DUF368 domain-containing protein, protein MRGWLSIYLKGVFMGAADAVPGVSGGTIALITGIYERLVGAIAAFDPHVLADLPRAYDPEARGRIADLLREMDVAFLAVLGAGVVTAVVAVTGVILQVKESNPAMLYAFFFGLIAASAVALWGEVRLDAREEVIAAVVGFIVAFLVSGISASASVPHTPVVLFLAGALAISAMVLPGVSGSFLLILLGQYVFMSESLHGFIDAGVEFVRGGPFSAVTDPFVSVVSFVAGAAVGILTFARVVEWALSEHHQVTLTFLVALMVGALRLPAEEVLGAGGAWTPARVAAVLTAGLVGGFAVLLVDYYTDDLEYGGDPPTEPTPAPRND, encoded by the coding sequence ATGCGAGGCTGGCTCTCCATCTACCTCAAGGGCGTGTTCATGGGTGCCGCCGACGCCGTGCCCGGCGTCTCCGGCGGGACCATCGCGCTGATAACCGGCATCTACGAGCGACTCGTCGGCGCTATCGCGGCCTTCGACCCGCACGTACTGGCCGACCTGCCGCGGGCCTACGACCCGGAGGCCCGCGGGCGAATCGCCGACCTGCTCCGCGAGATGGACGTGGCGTTCCTCGCGGTTCTGGGCGCAGGCGTCGTCACCGCCGTCGTCGCGGTGACGGGCGTCATCCTGCAGGTCAAGGAGTCGAACCCCGCGATGCTGTACGCGTTCTTCTTCGGTCTCATCGCGGCGTCGGCCGTCGCGCTCTGGGGCGAAGTCAGACTCGACGCCCGCGAAGAGGTAATCGCCGCCGTCGTCGGCTTCATCGTGGCGTTCCTCGTCTCGGGCATCTCGGCCTCCGCGAGCGTCCCCCACACGCCCGTCGTGCTGTTTCTGGCGGGCGCGCTGGCAATCAGCGCGATGGTCCTGCCGGGCGTCTCGGGGTCGTTTCTGCTCATCCTGCTGGGCCAGTACGTCTTCATGTCCGAGTCGCTCCACGGGTTCATCGACGCGGGCGTCGAGTTCGTCCGCGGCGGCCCGTTCTCGGCCGTGACCGACCCGTTCGTCAGCGTCGTCTCGTTCGTCGCGGGCGCGGCGGTGGGCATCCTCACCTTCGCCCGCGTGGTCGAGTGGGCGCTGTCCGAACACCATCAGGTCACGCTGACGTTCCTCGTCGCGCTGATGGTGGGCGCGCTCAGACTCCCCGCCGAAGAAGTCCTCGGCGCTGGCGGCGCGTGGACGCCCGCCCGAGTCGCCGCGGTCCTGACCGCCGGTCTGGTCGGCGGTTTCGCGGTGCTGTTGGTGGACTACTACACCGACGACTTGGAGTACGGCGGCGACCCGCCGACCGAACCCACGCCCGCGCCGAGAAACGATTGA
- the glpA gene encoding anaerobic glycerol-3-phosphate dehydrogenase subunit GlpA, with protein MTDTTDVLVIGGGSTGTGIARDLAMRGVETTLVEKGNLTHGTTGRMHGLLHSGGRYAVSDQASAKECIEENRVLRDIASHCVEETGGQFVQLEGDPDEYFEEKLEGCRECDIPAEVLSAEQAREEEPYLTKDVKRAIRVPDGAIDPFRLCVANAISAENHGARIETHAEVVDLLGDDERVTGVKVRHESGPGKRSHGKSGEIEEIRAEYVVNATGAWAGRIGEMAGVDIEVRPSKGVMVVMNCRQVDTVINRCRPKGDADIVVPHETTAILGTTDEEVSDPEDYPEERWEVDLMIDELKRLVPILEEARTVRSFWGVRPLYEPPEVGSADPTDITRDYFLLDHEERDDLHGLTSIVGGKFTTYRMMAEEISDHVCDQLGVSATCRTAEVPLPGSEDESVLDAGMDRFGLRSPVARRSAQRLGSRADDVLSSVEPNPVLCDCEAVTRAEVQDAIDQSGTDLNAVRIRTRASMGNCQGGFCCHRMAGELHPEYDEPQAYAALDELFEERWKGERHALWGEQLSQAALNYALHATTMNRDRDPVADGRTDGDAESLDFGAFDAGESRTAKPAADGGKDGD; from the coding sequence ATGACCGATACTACAGACGTTCTCGTCATCGGAGGGGGGTCCACCGGTACCGGCATCGCTCGGGACTTGGCGATGCGCGGGGTCGAAACCACTCTCGTCGAGAAAGGGAACTTGACTCACGGGACGACGGGGCGGATGCACGGTCTGCTCCACAGCGGCGGGCGTTACGCCGTCTCCGACCAAGCCAGTGCGAAAGAGTGCATCGAGGAGAACCGCGTCCTCCGGGACATCGCCAGTCACTGCGTCGAGGAGACCGGCGGCCAGTTCGTCCAGTTGGAGGGCGACCCCGACGAGTACTTCGAGGAGAAGTTGGAGGGGTGTCGGGAGTGCGACATTCCCGCGGAGGTTCTCAGCGCCGAGCAAGCCCGCGAGGAGGAACCCTATCTCACGAAGGACGTGAAGCGCGCGATTCGGGTTCCGGACGGCGCTATCGACCCGTTTCGGCTCTGCGTCGCCAACGCCATCAGCGCGGAGAACCACGGTGCCCGCATCGAGACCCACGCCGAAGTCGTGGACCTGTTGGGCGACGACGAACGCGTCACCGGCGTGAAGGTCCGCCACGAGAGCGGCCCCGGCAAGCGCTCGCACGGAAAGTCCGGCGAAATCGAGGAGATTCGCGCGGAGTACGTCGTCAACGCGACGGGCGCGTGGGCCGGACGAATCGGGGAGATGGCCGGAGTAGACATCGAGGTCCGGCCCTCGAAGGGCGTGATGGTCGTGATGAACTGCCGACAAGTGGATACGGTTATCAATCGCTGTCGGCCGAAGGGGGACGCCGACATCGTGGTGCCCCACGAGACGACGGCCATCCTCGGGACCACCGACGAAGAAGTCTCGGACCCCGAGGACTACCCCGAGGAGCGCTGGGAGGTCGATTTGATGATAGACGAGTTGAAGCGACTCGTCCCCATCCTCGAAGAGGCCCGGACGGTCCGGTCGTTCTGGGGGGTCCGGCCGCTGTACGAACCGCCGGAAGTCGGGAGTGCGGACCCGACCGACATCACCCGCGACTACTTCCTGTTGGACCACGAGGAACGCGACGACCTGCACGGCCTGACCTCCATCGTCGGCGGCAAGTTCACCACCTACCGGATGATGGCCGAGGAAATCAGCGACCACGTTTGCGACCAACTCGGGGTCAGCGCGACCTGCCGGACCGCCGAGGTCCCCCTGCCGGGGAGCGAGGACGAGTCGGTCTTGGACGCCGGGATGGACCGCTTCGGCCTGCGCTCGCCGGTCGCGCGCCGGAGCGCCCAGCGACTCGGAAGCAGGGCGGACGACGTTCTCTCGTCGGTAGAGCCGAACCCCGTCCTCTGCGACTGCGAGGCCGTCACCCGCGCCGAAGTGCAGGACGCCATCGACCAGTCGGGCACCGACCTCAACGCGGTCCGCATCCGGACCCGCGCCTCGATGGGCAACTGTCAGGGCGGGTTCTGCTGTCACCGGATGGCGGGCGAACTCCACCCCGAGTACGACGAGCCGCAGGCCTACGCCGCGCTGGACGAACTGTTCGAGGAACGCTGGAAGGGCGAGCGCCACGCCCTCTGGGGCGAACAGCTCTCGCAGGCCGCGCTGAACTACGCGCTCCACGCGACGACGATGAACCGGGACCGCGACCCGGTGGCGGACGGCCGGACCGACGGGGACGCCGAATCGCTCGACTTCGGCGCGTTCGACGCCGGAGAGTCGCGGACTGCGAAACCCGCGGCCGACGGAGGGAAAGATGGCGATTGA